One genomic region from Candidatus Mesenet endosymbiont of Agriotes lineatus encodes:
- the ftsH gene encoding ATP-dependent zinc metalloprotease FtsH — MRKIFEGLLIWLVIITIVAVVYFQLNGGILSKSNINLPFSSFLNKLDGNEIESVAIKQNSIEGKLKDGSSFISSGIIYNDLIKMLHDKQVNFSFSTGESFLGLIGSVLISWFPMFLLIIVWFVFLKQMQAGGNRTISFGKSRARLMTDNKKRVTFDDVAGIDEAKEELIEIVDFLKHRQKFQSLGGKIPKGCLLVGPPGTGKTLLARAIAGEAKVPFFSISGSDFVEMFVGVGASRVRDMFDQGKKSAPCIIFIDEIDAVGRHRGIGLGGGNDEREQTLNQLLVEMDGFESNDGVIIIAATNRPDVLDPALLRPGRFDRQVTISAPDINGREKILNVHAKHIPLAPNVNIRIVARGTPGFCGADLANLVNEASLIAARRDQKVVTMADFEYARDKVMMGAERRSLIMTDEEKQLTAYHEAGHAVVAFYSPASDPIHKATIIPRGRSLGLVMRLPETDRVSHTREKMIADITVAMGGRVAEELIFGPDKVTSGASSDIKQATAISRAMVIKWGMSDKVGPLDHSRENITRESSSEVISDSTAELIDQEVKNIISMCYDKAKNILTEHKDKLELIASNLLKFETLTGDDIKDIFDGKEIVIKDEETGEEIKRSSLPLKG, encoded by the coding sequence ATGAGAAAAATTTTTGAAGGTTTACTGATTTGGCTAGTTATCATCACTATTGTTGCGGTTGTATATTTTCAATTAAATGGGGGAATTCTAAGTAAAAGTAACATCAATTTACCTTTCTCTAGTTTTCTCAATAAGCTTGATGGCAATGAAATTGAAAGTGTCGCAATTAAACAAAACAGTATTGAGGGAAAGTTAAAAGATGGTTCAAGCTTTATCTCAAGTGGCATAATCTATAATGACTTGATAAAAATGCTCCATGATAAACAAGTAAACTTCAGTTTCTCAACTGGTGAATCCTTTTTAGGTTTGATTGGCAGCGTGCTAATATCATGGTTTCCTATGTTTTTACTTATCATAGTATGGTTTGTTTTTTTAAAGCAGATGCAAGCTGGTGGCAATAGGACTATTAGCTTTGGTAAGTCCAGAGCTCGGCTGATGACAGACAATAAAAAAAGAGTTACATTTGATGATGTTGCTGGTATAGATGAAGCAAAAGAGGAGTTAATAGAAATTGTTGACTTCTTAAAACATAGACAAAAGTTCCAATCACTTGGTGGTAAGATACCAAAGGGGTGTTTGCTGGTTGGCCCCCCAGGAACTGGTAAGACTTTGCTTGCACGAGCAATTGCAGGTGAAGCAAAAGTACCGTTTTTTAGTATTTCTGGTTCTGATTTTGTTGAAATGTTTGTTGGAGTTGGGGCTAGTCGTGTTCGTGATATGTTCGACCAAGGAAAAAAAAGTGCGCCTTGCATAATTTTTATTGATGAAATAGACGCAGTAGGTCGGCATCGTGGCATTGGGCTTGGTGGCGGGAATGATGAAAGAGAACAAACTTTAAACCAACTACTTGTTGAGATGGATGGTTTTGAATCTAACGATGGAGTGATAATTATTGCTGCTACTAACCGTCCAGATGTTTTAGATCCAGCACTGCTTAGGCCTGGACGTTTTGATAGACAAGTTACTATATCTGCACCAGATATTAACGGACGTGAGAAAATACTAAATGTACATGCCAAACATATACCTTTGGCACCAAATGTTAATATCAGAATAGTTGCAAGGGGCACTCCTGGATTTTGTGGGGCTGATCTGGCAAATTTAGTAAATGAAGCATCTCTTATAGCTGCCAGAAGAGATCAAAAAGTGGTAACTATGGCAGATTTTGAATATGCACGCGATAAAGTGATGATGGGAGCAGAAAGACGTTCTTTGATAATGACAGATGAAGAAAAACAGTTGACTGCTTACCATGAGGCAGGCCATGCAGTTGTAGCTTTTTATAGTCCAGCCTCTGATCCGATACATAAAGCAACTATTATTCCAAGAGGAAGAAGTTTAGGGCTCGTTATGCGTCTTCCAGAAACAGATAGAGTATCTCATACGAGAGAAAAGATGATCGCTGACATAACTGTTGCCATGGGGGGAAGAGTTGCGGAAGAGCTTATTTTTGGCCCAGATAAAGTTACCAGTGGTGCTTCATCAGATATCAAGCAAGCAACTGCTATATCGCGTGCTATGGTGATAAAATGGGGCATGAGTGATAAGGTTGGACCACTGGATCACAGTAGAGAAAATATCACCAGAGAAAGCAGCAGTGAGGTGATTTCTGATAGTACTGCAGAGCTTATAGATCAAGAAGTAAAAAACATTATCTCTATGTGCTATGATAAAGCTAAAAATATTCTTACGGAACATAAAGATAAGTTGGAACTAATTGCTTCTAATCTATTAAAATTTGAAACTTTAACTGGTGATGATATTAAGGATATCTTCGATGGCAAGGAGATTGTCATAAAAGATGAAGAAACAGGCGAAGAGATAAAAAGGTCTTCACTACCTTTAAAAGGCTGA
- the tilS gene encoding tRNA lysidine(34) synthetase TilS has product MKLRFANVIDSFKLKQKFAIAVSGGIDSTVLLHLVAQWAAEKQKETPVVLTVNHNLRPEAKEEALFVSRHAEQLGISCHILNWETKETVKSNVQSRARKARYELLTQWCKQNQIKHLLTAHNLDDQAETFFIRLERGSGIDGLSTMSKKSFFNGIYILRPLLMFSRKVLTEYALSHNIKWMEDPSNQDNKYKRTIYRNFLKTSENPEVLIKRICLTSMHMRRALTALMHYTKIAFDQCVTVSALGYIEIKLAKLYQLPEEIATRVLVYSLMAIGGKYYKPRYSGFGNVFSQIWQGHYEKSHTLHGCTITKNEDNIIIIREVAKIVDREIELKRNKTIEYKWDNRFLCKIRNISCNQIVTITTLKTHPQLPEHLKKYHHKIIRSLPILVKGEKILAYPHINHDNVGFSISSHLVKENIMCYINNMDEEIFT; this is encoded by the coding sequence ATGAAATTAAGATTTGCCAATGTAATTGATAGCTTCAAATTAAAGCAAAAATTTGCTATTGCTGTCTCGGGGGGAATAGATAGCACGGTTCTACTCCATCTTGTAGCGCAGTGGGCAGCAGAAAAGCAAAAAGAAACACCGGTAGTACTGACTGTAAATCACAATTTACGTCCAGAAGCAAAGGAAGAAGCTCTGTTTGTTTCAAGGCATGCAGAGCAATTGGGTATTTCATGTCATATATTGAACTGGGAAACAAAGGAAACAGTCAAAAGCAATGTACAATCACGTGCAAGAAAAGCAAGGTACGAACTATTAACGCAGTGGTGCAAACAAAATCAAATAAAACACCTTCTGACTGCTCATAACCTTGATGATCAAGCCGAAACTTTTTTCATTAGACTGGAGCGTGGTAGTGGTATAGATGGTTTATCCACAATGAGCAAAAAGAGCTTTTTTAATGGTATTTACATACTTAGGCCACTACTTATGTTTAGTCGCAAAGTTTTAACAGAGTATGCATTAAGCCACAATATAAAATGGATGGAAGACCCAAGCAATCAGGATAACAAGTATAAGCGCACTATATACCGCAATTTCCTTAAAACTAGTGAAAATCCAGAGGTATTAATTAAGCGAATTTGCTTAACTAGTATGCATATGAGAAGAGCACTTACTGCGCTAATGCATTATACAAAAATTGCATTTGATCAATGCGTGACTGTATCTGCTTTAGGTTACATTGAAATAAAATTAGCTAAACTTTACCAATTACCAGAAGAAATAGCTACAAGAGTGCTTGTTTATTCTTTAATGGCAATAGGGGGCAAGTACTACAAACCACGTTATAGCGGTTTTGGCAATGTATTTAGTCAAATATGGCAAGGGCATTATGAAAAAAGTCATACACTACATGGCTGCACAATAACGAAAAACGAAGATAATATAATAATTATAAGAGAAGTTGCAAAAATTGTGGATAGAGAAATAGAACTGAAGCGAAATAAAACTATTGAATATAAATGGGATAACAGATTTTTATGTAAAATAAGAAATATTTCATGCAATCAGATTGTAACCATAACAACTCTAAAAACACATCCTCAATTACCAGAACATTTAAAAAAATATCATCACAAGATAATACGTTCTTTACCTATTCTTGTAAAAGGTGAAAAAATACTTGCCTACCCACATATAAATCATGACAATGTAGGTTTTTCAATTAGTAGTCATCTAGTTAAAGAAAATATAATGTGTTATATAAACAATATGGATGAGGAGATCTTTACATGA